In Rana temporaria unplaced genomic scaffold, aRanTem1.1, whole genome shotgun sequence, a single genomic region encodes these proteins:
- the LOC120922823 gene encoding uncharacterized oxidoreductase YjhC-like, whose protein sequence is KFFCFLLFFAFQLVGVVDPRSAAREQIRKYHEVDEDKYFEDWREAVEREKFADAVIITTPDKLHKDPAIAFAKKGYHILLEKPMAVTPEDCREIVSTCRENGVMLAVGHVLRYHPVSIQIKELIDSGVIGDVVHIQHMEPVGFWHFAHSFVRGNWRNEGESTFSLLAKSCHDIDLICYWMGKQRCMKVSSFGSLSHFTKENKPSGAGSRCLDCAVEEACPYSAQKIYLNKGHFGWPVAVVCSNGVYDIESLTDALKTGPYGRCVYECDNDVCTNQVVNMEFEGGKTAAFTMMAFTYELGVRSTTIYGTKVNVNGKTPTASLLMRTTNQNAAAVTRTSRVTVP, encoded by the exons tcaaatttttttgttttcttcttttttttgcctttcaGCTTGTTGGGGTTGTGGATCCGCGATCCGCCGCCAGAGAACAGATCAGAAAGTATCACGAGGTGGATGAAGACAAATATTTTGAAG ATTGGAGAGAAGCCGTAGAAAGGGAGAAGTTTGCCGACGCCGTGATCATCACAACTCCGGATAAACTGCACAAG GATCCCGCCATCGCATTTGCCAAGAAGGGATATCATATTCTACTGGAGAAACCCATGGCT GTGACTCCGGAGGACTGCAGAGAAATCGTCTCCACATGTAGAGAGAACGGCGTCATGCTGGCGGTGGGGCACGTCCTACGCTACCATCCCGTCTCCATCCAGATCAAG GAACTGATCGATTCCGGAGTGATTGGGGACGTTGTCCACATCCAGCATATGGAGCCA GTGGGGTTCTGGCACTTCGCACACTCCTTTGTGCGGGGGAATTGGCGGAATGAGGGCGAGAGCACGTTCTCTCTGCTGGCGAAGAGCTGCCATGACATCGACCTCATCTGCTATTGGATGGGAAAACAAAG GTGTATGAAGGTGTCGTCGTTCGGGTCGCTCTCCCACTTCACCAAGGAGAACAAA CCCAGTGGGGCCGGCAGCCGCTGTCTGGACTGCGCGGTGGAGGAGGCGTGTCCATACTCGGCGCAGAAGATTTATCTGAACAAG GGACACTTTGGTTGGCCGGTAGCGGTGGTTTGCAGCAATGGCGTCTATGACATCGAGTCGCTGACCGACGCTTTGAAGACCGGTCCTTATGGGAGGTGTGTCTACGAATGTGACAACGACGTCTGCACCAATCAG GTGGTGAATATGGAGTTTGAAGGGGGGAAGACGGCTGCGTTCACAATGATGGCGTTCACTTATGAGCTCGGAGTGAGGAGCACCACCATCTACGGGACGAAGGTAAATGTGAATGGAAAAACACCGACTGCTTCTCTTCTCATGAGAACCACCAATCAGAACGCTGCTGCAGTGACTAGAACGTCGCGAGTAACTGTTCCGTGA